One part of the Truepera radiovictrix DSM 17093 genome encodes these proteins:
- the topA gene encoding type I DNA topoisomerase has product MGRTRAETGGRRLVIVESPTKAKTIRRFLPPSYRVEASMGHVRDLPASAAEIPAEYKNQPWARLGIEVERDFRPLYIVPSKKKRVVSELRAALKDADELLIATDEDREGESIGWHLLEVLKPKVPVRRMVFHEITEEAIRNALQNTRDIDRHLVDAQETRRVLDRLVGYTLSPLLWKKIAPKLSAGRVQSVAVRLMVLRERERILFVPASYWDLKASLAKADGAAQAFEAVMTHHGGVRLASGRDFDDATGELKAGLTPGKDVLLLSEARARELASRLRTAPWTVKEVETRDGKRTPAAPFTTSTLQQEASRKLGLSAKETMRVAQGLYENGYITYMRTDSTNLSREAIEGARRAVRTRYGAEYLSPAPRTYASKAKNAQEAHEAIRPAGSEMKTQAEHGLSGVEGRLYDLIWKRTVATQMADARLRFVTARITVGEGEDASEFRASGRTTLFPGFFRAYVEGSDDPEAALDDQEQPLPELARGDALRCRALEALGHETKPPARFTEASLVKLLESEGIGRPSTYASIIDTVISRGYARKNGAQLVPTFTAFATNNLLEARFAQLVDTGFTAQMEGVLDDIAAGEQEAGPYLERFYRGQEGLAARTQRSLGDVDAKAISTLSFPKWGEFVVRVGRFGPYAEGVIGGEVKTASLPAELAPDEVTRELLEKALVAGNADDNVIGTFPETHQPMLLKSGPYGPYLQLGDDDQEKPKRVSLPRGLEPSAVTYEQAVGLLSLPRTLGAHPETGEAVTAAIGRFGPYVKHQSTFASLPKDEDVLRVGLQRALELLAKKAARNRPLRVLGAHPETGDPVELHDGRYGLYVKHGKTNASLASGQSPDELTLEGALALLAEREGGARKAAKPKRAPAKAAKGAGKAAGKAPKGSKAPAKASKGRPKTKGATKASTKQLEAFLDTLSPTDAEVVARLEGMRGSAPQDLEAVADAVGLSEEAVRAAHKRGMFKLRMAFGRARKEAEPVAA; this is encoded by the coding sequence ATGGGTAGGACGAGAGCAGAGACCGGGGGACGCCGGTTGGTGATCGTCGAGTCGCCGACCAAGGCCAAGACCATCCGGCGCTTTTTGCCCCCGTCTTACCGCGTCGAGGCGTCGATGGGGCACGTGCGCGACCTGCCGGCCTCGGCCGCCGAGATCCCCGCCGAGTACAAGAACCAACCGTGGGCGCGGCTCGGGATCGAGGTCGAACGCGACTTTCGCCCGCTCTACATCGTCCCCAGCAAAAAGAAGCGGGTCGTGAGCGAGCTGCGCGCCGCCCTTAAGGACGCCGACGAACTGCTGATCGCCACCGACGAGGACCGCGAGGGCGAGTCGATCGGTTGGCACCTTTTAGAGGTGCTTAAACCCAAGGTGCCGGTGCGCCGGATGGTGTTTCACGAGATCACCGAGGAGGCCATCCGGAACGCGCTGCAAAACACCCGCGACATCGACCGGCACCTCGTCGACGCGCAGGAGACGCGCCGGGTGCTCGACCGCCTGGTCGGCTACACCCTCTCGCCGCTGCTATGGAAGAAGATCGCCCCCAAGCTCTCGGCGGGCCGGGTGCAGAGCGTCGCGGTGCGGCTCATGGTGCTGCGCGAACGCGAGCGCATCCTCTTCGTACCGGCGAGCTACTGGGACCTCAAGGCGTCGCTCGCCAAAGCGGACGGCGCAGCGCAGGCCTTCGAGGCCGTGATGACGCACCACGGCGGCGTGCGGCTCGCCTCGGGCCGCGACTTCGACGACGCCACCGGAGAGCTCAAGGCGGGACTCACCCCCGGCAAAGACGTGCTGCTCTTGTCCGAAGCGCGCGCGCGCGAGCTCGCGTCGCGGCTCCGCACGGCCCCCTGGACGGTCAAAGAGGTCGAGACGCGCGACGGCAAACGCACCCCCGCCGCCCCCTTTACCACCTCGACTTTGCAGCAAGAGGCGAGCCGCAAGCTCGGGCTCTCGGCCAAAGAGACGATGCGCGTCGCCCAGGGGCTCTACGAAAACGGCTACATCACCTACATGCGCACCGACTCGACCAACCTCTCGCGCGAGGCGATCGAGGGGGCGCGGCGGGCGGTGCGGACGCGCTACGGCGCCGAGTACTTGAGCCCCGCCCCGCGCACCTACGCGAGCAAGGCCAAAAACGCTCAAGAGGCGCACGAGGCGATCCGGCCGGCCGGGAGCGAGATGAAAACGCAGGCCGAGCACGGGCTCTCGGGGGTCGAGGGGCGCCTGTATGACCTTATCTGGAAGCGCACCGTGGCGACGCAGATGGCCGACGCCAGGCTGCGCTTCGTCACCGCGCGCATCACCGTCGGGGAGGGCGAGGACGCGAGCGAGTTTCGCGCGTCGGGCCGCACGACCCTCTTCCCCGGCTTTTTCCGCGCCTACGTCGAGGGCTCCGACGACCCCGAGGCCGCCCTCGACGACCAGGAGCAGCCGCTCCCCGAGCTCGCCAGAGGGGACGCGCTGCGCTGCCGGGCGCTCGAGGCCTTGGGCCACGAGACGAAGCCACCGGCGCGCTTTACCGAGGCGTCACTGGTCAAACTCTTGGAGAGCGAAGGCATCGGCCGTCCCAGCACCTACGCCAGCATCATCGACACCGTCATCAGCCGCGGCTACGCGCGTAAAAACGGCGCGCAGCTCGTCCCGACCTTTACCGCTTTCGCCACCAACAACCTCCTCGAGGCGCGCTTCGCGCAGCTCGTCGACACCGGTTTCACCGCCCAGATGGAGGGGGTATTAGACGACATCGCGGCGGGCGAGCAGGAGGCGGGGCCCTACTTGGAGCGCTTCTACCGCGGCCAGGAGGGGCTCGCCGCGCGCACCCAGAGGAGCCTAGGCGACGTCGACGCCAAAGCCATCTCGACGCTGAGCTTTCCCAAGTGGGGCGAGTTCGTCGTGCGGGTCGGGCGTTTCGGCCCCTACGCCGAAGGGGTCATCGGCGGCGAGGTCAAAACCGCCTCGCTCCCCGCCGAGCTCGCACCGGACGAGGTCACGCGCGAGCTGCTCGAAAAGGCGCTCGTCGCGGGCAACGCCGACGACAACGTCATCGGGACGTTTCCCGAAACGCATCAGCCGATGCTGCTCAAGTCCGGCCCCTACGGCCCCTACTTGCAGCTCGGCGACGACGACCAGGAGAAACCCAAACGGGTGTCGCTGCCGCGTGGGCTCGAGCCGAGCGCGGTGACCTACGAGCAAGCGGTCGGCTTGCTGTCGCTCCCGCGCACCCTGGGCGCGCACCCGGAGACGGGCGAAGCGGTCACCGCGGCGATCGGGCGTTTCGGCCCCTACGTCAAACACCAGAGCACCTTCGCCTCGCTCCCCAAAGACGAGGACGTGCTCCGCGTGGGGCTTCAGCGGGCGCTCGAGCTGCTTGCCAAAAAGGCCGCCAGAAACCGGCCGCTGCGCGTCCTCGGCGCACACCCCGAGACGGGCGACCCCGTCGAGCTGCACGACGGGCGCTACGGCCTCTACGTCAAACACGGCAAGACCAACGCGTCGCTCGCGAGCGGGCAGTCGCCGGATGAGTTGACGCTGGAGGGTGCGCTCGCGCTCCTCGCCGAACGCGAGGGGGGCGCGCGCAAGGCCGCCAAGCCAAAACGCGCCCCCGCCAAAGCGGCGAAGGGGGCGGGCAAAGCGGCGGGCAAAGCGCCAAAGGGCTCCAAGGCGCCCGCAAAGGCGTCCAAGGGGCGCCCAAAAACCAAGGGGGCGACCAAGGCCAGCACAAAGCAGCTCGAGGCCTTTTTGGACACCCTCTCCCCCACCGACGCCGAGGTCGTGGCGCGGCTCGAAGGGATGCGCGGCAGCGCGCCGCAGGACCTCGAGGCGGTCGCCGACGCGGTCGGGCTCAGCGAAGAGGCGGTCCGCGCGGCGCACAAGCGGGGGATGTTCAAGCTCCGCATGGCCTTCGGGCGCGCCCGCAAAGAGGCCGAACCGGTCGCCGCGTGA
- the ftsE gene encoding cell division ATP-binding protein FtsE: MIEFEHVTKTYPRTHTHALKNVHFSIQKGEFLYITGHSGAGKSTLLSLILRRITPTEGRVFILGQDLSRLRPSRLPLLRRRIGMVFQNHRLLPNMSALDNLVFALRATGERGNLEHRALLALRQVALAHKRKAYPVELSLGEQQRVAIARAMVTNPPLLLCDEPTGNLDPDTSWEILELLNDINIKGTTVVVATHAKELVDQLRRRTIVLRSGQIVRDDDAGGYSL, encoded by the coding sequence GTGATCGAGTTTGAGCACGTCACCAAAACCTACCCGCGCACGCACACCCACGCCCTCAAAAACGTCCACTTCAGCATCCAGAAGGGGGAGTTTCTCTACATCACCGGGCACTCGGGGGCGGGTAAGTCCACGCTGCTGTCGCTGATCCTGCGCCGCATCACGCCGACCGAGGGGCGCGTCTTTATCTTGGGCCAAGACCTCAGCCGCCTCCGCCCGAGCCGCTTGCCGCTGCTGCGCCGCCGCATCGGCATGGTGTTTCAAAACCACCGCCTGCTCCCCAACATGAGCGCGCTCGACAACCTCGTCTTCGCCCTACGCGCCACCGGCGAACGCGGCAACCTCGAGCACCGCGCGCTGCTCGCTCTGCGGCAGGTCGCGCTCGCACACAAACGCAAAGCCTACCCGGTCGAGCTCTCGTTGGGCGAGCAGCAGCGCGTCGCCATCGCCCGCGCGATGGTCACCAACCCGCCGCTGCTACTCTGCGACGAACCGACCGGCAACCTCGACCCCGACACGAGTTGGGAGATTTTAGAGCTGCTTAACGACATCAACATCAAGGGCACGACGGTCGTCGTCGCCACGCACGCCAAAGAGCTCGTCGACCAGCTCCGCCGCCGCACCATCGTGCTGCGTAGCGGCCAGATCGTCCGCGACGACGACGCGGGGGGGTACTCGCTCTAA
- a CDS encoding S8 family peptidase yields MRLSEFKQIILRQPDIDKPRAALAEPFLGSFALKDNARVDDLTVEIDTLSTADFNALRREPDVASIAPVVPVQLIRPLTDGEAVAAPPPVTWGVRAVRADVSPYDGAGVTVAVLDTGIDREHPAFRGLSLVERDFTGEGDGDGNGHGTHCAGTLCGQDTAGGRIGVARGVARLLVGKVLTTSGSGTTEGVVKGLTWAINEGAHVISMSLGISFPHIVLDLRLRGLPELAAISQGLELYRANVRMFDALVELMEARSKLQTPCVLVAAAGNESNIGAKARPSEPPYRIFTAPPAAADGAISVGALSEALEVAPFSNTRPSVVAPGVGVVSAWPGGGLRSLQGTSMAAPHAAGVAALYAEALQRSDAFSWSTFSAKIIASATHEPLAPGFNPLDVGAGLVQAPA; encoded by the coding sequence ATGAGACTCAGCGAGTTCAAACAGATCATCCTGCGGCAGCCGGACATCGACAAACCCCGCGCCGCGCTGGCCGAACCCTTTTTGGGGAGCTTCGCGCTCAAAGATAACGCCCGCGTCGACGACCTCACCGTCGAGATCGACACGCTGAGCACGGCCGACTTTAACGCCCTGCGCCGGGAACCCGACGTGGCGAGCATCGCCCCCGTCGTACCGGTGCAGCTTATTCGCCCGCTGACCGACGGGGAGGCGGTCGCGGCGCCGCCCCCCGTGACGTGGGGCGTCCGGGCGGTGCGCGCCGACGTCAGCCCCTACGACGGCGCGGGGGTGACGGTGGCGGTGCTCGACACGGGGATCGACAGGGAGCACCCGGCCTTCCGCGGGCTCTCGCTCGTCGAGCGCGACTTTACGGGTGAGGGCGACGGCGACGGCAACGGCCACGGCACCCACTGCGCCGGTACCCTCTGCGGTCAGGACACTGCCGGCGGGCGCATCGGGGTGGCGCGGGGGGTGGCGCGCCTGCTCGTCGGCAAGGTGCTTACGACAAGCGGGAGCGGGACTACCGAAGGGGTCGTCAAGGGGCTCACCTGGGCGATCAACGAGGGGGCGCACGTGATCTCCATGTCGCTCGGCATCTCGTTTCCGCACATCGTGCTCGACCTGCGCCTGCGCGGCCTGCCGGAGCTCGCGGCCATCTCGCAGGGGCTCGAGCTCTACCGCGCGAACGTCCGCATGTTCGACGCGCTCGTCGAGCTTATGGAGGCGCGCAGCAAGCTGCAGACGCCGTGCGTCTTGGTGGCCGCCGCCGGTAACGAGAGCAACATCGGCGCCAAAGCGCGCCCCTCCGAGCCGCCCTACCGCATCTTTACCGCGCCCCCCGCTGCCGCCGACGGGGCCATCTCGGTAGGGGCGCTCAGCGAGGCGCTCGAGGTCGCGCCCTTTTCCAACACCCGCCCGAGCGTCGTGGCGCCCGGCGTCGGGGTCGTCTCGGCGTGGCCAGGAGGCGGTCTGCGGAGCTTGCAGGGCACCAGCATGGCGGCGCCCCACGCCGCCGGCGTCGCGGCGCTCTACGCCGAGGCGCTCCAGCGGTCAGACGCCTTTTCGTGGTCGACGTTCTCCGCCAAGATCATCGCGAGCGCCACGCACGAACCGCTCGCCCCCGGTTTTAACCCCCTCGACGTGGGCGCGGGGCTCGTGCAGGCGCCTGCATAA
- a CDS encoding DUF3048 domain-containing protein translates to MQRPSRHRVLVKRARRDDRLPLWRDPERRRALLLSLLLHLAALLGVTWFYVGPRPDERVVVLELAPPEEASAAVDAPSVDAPAPQAPRPEVAAETAGEATLALPTPPEGALERAPEAASEALPERTAAPPPAAPAEAVDAPAPPPSAPAPEVVAPEPPTPSLAEALPQLPARPPSTTLPEIAAPEIAPQPLAEAIDLPRPNPEVSVAPARLITATPQVELAEAVAVPQPEVRAEVASRAVPQPAAAAEVAAADPLPEPEVQVSVASRALPQPAVSATVAEADPVPLPSVTAEVPARAVPQPAASATVAEAAPLPQPAVGAAVSLPTAVPQPEVSVALPAERPLAVAPSAVLAETLPLELPEVSVAVAPSAAQAPEPAAGAAPATTQAQADEAAQAGAQGAAAAPDGAEAAGAQAPQTFNATLLQPLAVLLDNTDAGYPQMGLQEATAVFEMPVEGGLTRLMSVYTQGEPAQVGPIRSARDYFLEAALRMNGTLVHVGGAPSTVSRIASQEIPTVDALAQGELFAQAPGRDAPYSTFAAGTDLRSAVGRLPGRPVSGLVFQPAADAPEAAEVTVAFSAVYSSGFRYVSEVDQYRWVRSGEDAADAAGNAVVVDAVVVAEVTAFPFPNDPEDRLYLPYEGGAATLYVRGRAVPGRWTPAGGFQFVTAAGEVVDLTPFRHWIVFAPEGAAAAP, encoded by the coding sequence GTGCAGCGCCCATCGCGCCACCGCGTCCTCGTCAAGCGCGCCCGCCGAGACGACCGCCTCCCCCTCTGGCGCGACCCCGAGCGCCGCCGCGCGCTGCTGTTGTCGCTGCTGCTGCACCTCGCGGCGCTCCTCGGGGTGACCTGGTTCTACGTGGGGCCGCGCCCGGACGAGCGCGTGGTGGTGCTCGAGCTCGCCCCCCCCGAGGAGGCGAGCGCGGCGGTCGACGCGCCGAGCGTCGACGCCCCCGCCCCGCAGGCGCCGCGGCCCGAGGTCGCCGCCGAGACCGCGGGTGAGGCGACGCTCGCGCTGCCGACGCCGCCGGAGGGGGCGCTCGAGCGGGCCCCCGAAGCGGCCTCAGAGGCGTTGCCGGAGCGCACCGCCGCCCCGCCCCCAGCCGCTCCGGCTGAAGCGGTCGACGCCCCTGCACCCCCTCCGAGCGCCCCGGCGCCCGAGGTCGTCGCGCCCGAGCCGCCGACGCCGAGCCTCGCCGAGGCGCTGCCGCAGCTCCCCGCGAGACCGCCGAGCACCACGCTGCCGGAGATCGCCGCCCCGGAGATCGCCCCGCAGCCGCTCGCCGAAGCCATCGACCTCCCGCGGCCGAACCCGGAGGTGAGCGTCGCCCCCGCGCGGCTTATCACCGCCACGCCGCAGGTCGAACTCGCCGAGGCGGTGGCGGTGCCGCAACCCGAGGTGCGCGCCGAGGTCGCCTCGCGCGCCGTGCCGCAGCCCGCAGCGGCGGCCGAGGTCGCCGCCGCCGACCCGCTCCCCGAGCCGGAGGTGCAGGTCTCGGTCGCCTCGCGTGCGCTGCCGCAACCGGCGGTGAGCGCCACGGTCGCGGAGGCCGACCCCGTGCCGCTCCCCAGCGTCACCGCCGAGGTGCCCGCGCGCGCCGTGCCCCAACCTGCGGCGAGCGCTACAGTCGCGGAGGCCGCGCCGCTGCCGCAACCGGCGGTGGGCGCTGCCGTGTCGCTGCCGACCGCCGTGCCCCAGCCCGAGGTTTCGGTGGCGCTCCCCGCCGAGCGGCCGCTCGCGGTCGCGCCGTCGGCGGTGCTCGCCGAGACGCTCCCGCTCGAGCTCCCCGAGGTGAGCGTTGCGGTCGCGCCCTCTGCCGCTCAGGCGCCCGAGCCCGCTGCGGGCGCGGCCCCCGCGACGACCCAGGCGCAAGCGGACGAAGCGGCCCAAGCCGGCGCCCAGGGGGCCGCCGCCGCCCCCGACGGGGCCGAGGCCGCGGGCGCTCAGGCGCCGCAGACCTTTAACGCCACCCTCTTGCAGCCGCTCGCGGTGCTGCTCGACAACACCGACGCCGGTTACCCGCAGATGGGCCTCCAGGAGGCGACCGCGGTCTTCGAGATGCCCGTCGAGGGGGGGCTTACGCGGCTGATGAGCGTCTACACCCAGGGCGAACCGGCGCAGGTGGGCCCCATCCGCAGCGCCCGCGACTACTTCCTCGAGGCGGCGCTGCGGATGAACGGCACCCTGGTGCACGTCGGTGGGGCGCCCAGCACGGTCAGCCGCATCGCCTCGCAGGAGATCCCGACGGTCGACGCGCTCGCGCAGGGTGAGCTCTTCGCCCAAGCGCCGGGCCGCGACGCGCCCTACAGCACCTTCGCCGCCGGCACCGACTTGCGCAGCGCCGTGGGGCGTCTGCCGGGTCGCCCCGTGAGCGGCCTCGTCTTTCAACCCGCGGCGGACGCGCCGGAGGCCGCGGAGGTCACGGTCGCCTTCTCGGCGGTCTACTCGAGCGGCTTTCGCTACGTAAGCGAGGTCGACCAGTACCGCTGGGTGCGCTCGGGGGAGGACGCCGCCGACGCCGCCGGCAACGCCGTCGTGGTCGACGCGGTGGTCGTCGCGGAGGTGACCGCCTTCCCCTTCCCGAACGACCCCGAGGACCGCCTCTACCTTCCGTATGAAGGGGGCGCGGCGACGCTCTACGTGCGCGGCAGAGCGGTACCGGGGCGCTGGACGCCCGCCGGCGGCTTTCAGTTCGTCACCGCCGCGGGCGAGGTGGTCGACCTGACGCCCTTTAGGCACTGGATCGTCTTTGCCCCCGAGGGGGCGGCGGCCGCACCGTAG
- a CDS encoding ExbD/TolR family protein: MRRLRRTRPLSQGAGLDLTPMVDVVFQLVIFFMVSTTFITLESGLPVDLPQAQTTQAQTADVPTVTITQDGRIFLAGAEVSEGDLVSALRAALAEAPDRTVVLRADQTIQYGVSVRVMDLIRQAGAERVAIATGGE; the protein is encoded by the coding sequence ATGCGCCGCTTGAGGCGCACCCGCCCGCTCTCCCAAGGGGCCGGGCTCGACCTCACCCCGATGGTGGACGTGGTCTTTCAGCTGGTGATCTTTTTCATGGTCTCGACGACCTTTATCACCCTCGAGTCGGGGCTGCCGGTCGACCTGCCGCAGGCGCAGACCACCCAAGCGCAAACCGCGGACGTACCGACGGTGACCATCACGCAAGACGGGCGCATCTTTTTGGCGGGCGCCGAGGTGAGCGAGGGCGACCTCGTGAGCGCGCTGCGCGCGGCGCTCGCCGAGGCGCCCGACCGCACCGTGGTGCTGCGCGCCGATCAGACGATCCAGTACGGGGTCTCGGTGCGCGTGATGGACCTCATCCGTCAGGCGGGCGCCGAACGCGTCGCCATCGCGACCGGAGGGGAGTAG
- a CDS encoding MotA/TolQ/ExbB proton channel family protein, with product MELLLSGGPVLVAILLVSLYALYLFFERLFKLSKERLDADRLMARVNSAVRERNLEMAMIACDNHGGPVARVLKAALARIPYGRPAVEAAFQEAYLGEEQRLTRGLRPLATIAQVATLLGLLGTVTGMIVAFAEISQQGTGNPAALAGGIGQALVTTAAGLIVAIPAVIGHSYLSSRVEGILLEIERRREELMGNVAQAVSTKPSPREGGYEDVRSRVGQVREVPVDETGERVRRASVVERGV from the coding sequence ATGGAACTTCTCCTGAGTGGTGGCCCGGTGCTCGTCGCCATTTTGCTGGTCTCTTTATACGCGCTCTACCTCTTTTTCGAACGCCTCTTTAAACTCTCCAAAGAGCGCCTCGACGCCGACCGGCTCATGGCGCGGGTTAACAGCGCCGTGCGCGAGCGCAACCTCGAGATGGCGATGATCGCCTGCGACAACCACGGCGGCCCCGTCGCGCGGGTGCTCAAAGCCGCGTTGGCGCGCATCCCCTACGGGCGTCCGGCGGTCGAAGCGGCCTTTCAGGAGGCGTACTTGGGCGAGGAGCAGCGCCTGACGCGGGGGCTCAGGCCGCTCGCGACCATTGCGCAAGTCGCCACGCTCTTGGGGCTTCTGGGGACGGTGACGGGGATGATCGTCGCGTTCGCCGAGATTTCGCAGCAGGGCACCGGCAACCCGGCGGCGTTAGCGGGCGGCATCGGGCAGGCGCTCGTCACGACCGCCGCGGGGCTTATCGTCGCCATCCCGGCGGTGATCGGCCACTCGTACCTCTCGAGCCGCGTCGAGGGGATTTTGCTCGAGATCGAGCGCCGCCGCGAGGAGCTCATGGGCAACGTGGCGCAGGCGGTCTCGACCAAACCGAGCCCGCGCGAGGGCGGGTACGAGGACGTGCGGAGCCGCGTGGGGCAGGTGCGCGAGGTGCCGGTCGACGAGACCGGCGAGCGGGTGCGGCGCGCGAGCGTCGTCGAACGGGGCGTATGA
- the ppc gene encoding phosphoenolpyruvate carboxylase, with translation MADLDTELRPPLQPPSGAPADADDAFRALRADVDYLGRTLGECLKELEGEAFFGLVERVRALTKALRAAPEDAARRRELGRDLGGLLKSLTTEDAERLLRAFSVYFQLINLAEEVHRVRVNRLREAQATPEAPRRESVAAAVKALRDDGWSASEVRRFIEGLDIQPTLTAHPTEVKRYTVRLKLERIASRLRARTELELSPQARRRLEGELAAEVASLWRTRELTSEKPSVTDEVKAALYYFQRSLLSAVPQLMQDLEDALESLYGCARGEAPLPPVVRFRSWIGGDRDGNPFVTPEVTEEAYALQSEVAFGQHLADLDGLVQRLSQWGGRTRISPELARELAALPADRRPRRFAGEPYRLKLAVTYADLRRAHEALGRGDLPAGVAERYLEDLRTVEESLWAGGEGRVAEAFVRPVRYRAAAFGVHLAALDLREHSSLHEAAVADLLRYAGVCDDYAAQDEAARVALLARELRSKRPLAPEDAPLEEETGRALGFLRVLRRLRARYGPAAVGSYIVSMTAGVSDVLEPLLLAKEAGIPDLDVTPLFETLADLRAAPRILQELFALPVYLEHVRRRGIQEVMIGYSDSNKDAGFLAANWALYEAQERVAAVCREVGVPLRLFHGRGTSIGRGGGPAGRAILAQPPGTLGGRMRLTEQGEALSERYTDPDLAHRHLEQLAHAFILSSARGARGDLPEPPVRYREAMTRAAEGARARYRALLEADGFLDFYHTVTPIEEISRLNIGSRPARRKGERSLANLRAIPWVFSWTQCRANLPGWFGLGTGLSSVDGALLREMYREWSFFRTILDFAQMSLAKADLGIFTAYLTLVPDALRERFWPLIEREYRLSVERVTAATGQPLLASDPTLARGIELRNPYVDPISYVQVELLRRLRSLPEGAPERGGLEEAVMISLLGVATGLRNTG, from the coding sequence ATGGCCGACCTTGACACCGAACTCCGCCCCCCGCTGCAACCCCCAAGCGGCGCCCCCGCGGACGCCGACGACGCCTTTCGCGCCCTTCGCGCCGACGTGGACTACTTGGGGCGCACCCTCGGGGAGTGCCTCAAAGAGCTCGAGGGCGAGGCCTTTTTCGGGCTCGTCGAACGGGTGCGGGCGCTCACCAAAGCGCTGCGCGCCGCACCCGAGGACGCGGCGCGGCGGCGCGAGCTGGGGCGCGACCTCGGCGGCCTGCTTAAAAGCCTCACCACCGAGGACGCCGAGCGGCTCCTGCGCGCCTTTAGCGTCTACTTTCAGCTGATCAACCTCGCCGAGGAGGTCCACCGCGTGCGCGTCAACCGCCTCCGCGAGGCGCAGGCGACCCCCGAGGCGCCGCGCCGCGAGTCGGTGGCGGCGGCCGTCAAGGCGCTGCGCGACGACGGCTGGTCGGCCTCGGAGGTGCGGCGCTTTATCGAGGGGCTCGACATCCAACCGACCCTGACGGCGCACCCCACCGAGGTCAAACGCTACACGGTGCGGCTCAAGCTCGAGCGCATCGCCTCGCGGCTGCGCGCGCGCACCGAGCTCGAGCTCTCGCCGCAGGCGCGGCGGCGTTTGGAGGGGGAGCTCGCCGCCGAGGTCGCGTCGCTCTGGCGTACCCGCGAGCTCACCTCCGAAAAGCCCTCGGTGACCGACGAGGTCAAGGCGGCGCTCTACTACTTTCAGCGCTCGCTGCTGAGCGCCGTGCCGCAGCTTATGCAAGACCTCGAGGACGCTCTGGAGAGCCTCTACGGCTGCGCGCGCGGCGAGGCGCCCCTGCCGCCCGTGGTGCGCTTTCGTTCGTGGATCGGCGGCGACCGCGACGGCAACCCCTTCGTCACCCCCGAGGTCACCGAGGAGGCCTACGCGCTCCAGTCCGAGGTGGCCTTCGGGCAGCACCTCGCCGACCTCGACGGGTTGGTGCAGCGGCTCTCGCAGTGGGGCGGGCGCACCCGCATCAGCCCCGAGCTCGCGCGCGAGCTCGCGGCGCTCCCCGCCGACAGGCGGCCGCGCCGCTTCGCCGGGGAGCCCTACCGCCTCAAACTGGCCGTGACGTACGCCGACCTGCGCCGCGCCCACGAGGCGCTCGGGCGCGGCGACCTCCCCGCGGGCGTCGCCGAGCGCTACCTAGAGGACCTGCGGACGGTCGAGGAGAGCCTCTGGGCGGGGGGCGAGGGGCGCGTTGCCGAGGCGTTCGTCCGGCCCGTGCGCTACCGCGCCGCCGCCTTTGGGGTGCACCTCGCCGCGCTCGACCTGCGCGAGCACTCGTCGCTCCACGAGGCGGCGGTCGCCGACCTCCTGCGCTACGCCGGGGTCTGCGACGACTACGCGGCGCAAGACGAGGCGGCGCGCGTGGCGCTGCTCGCGCGCGAGCTCCGCTCCAAACGCCCGCTCGCCCCCGAAGACGCCCCCCTCGAGGAGGAAACGGGCCGCGCGCTCGGCTTTTTGCGCGTCCTGCGCCGTCTGCGCGCCCGTTACGGTCCGGCGGCGGTGGGTTCGTACATCGTCTCGATGACGGCCGGGGTGTCGGATGTTTTGGAGCCCTTGCTGCTCGCCAAAGAGGCGGGCATCCCCGACCTCGACGTCACCCCCCTTTTCGAGACGCTCGCCGATCTGCGCGCCGCGCCCCGCATCCTGCAGGAGCTCTTCGCCCTGCCCGTCTACCTCGAGCACGTCCGGAGGCGCGGCATCCAAGAGGTGATGATCGGCTACTCCGACTCGAACAAGGACGCGGGCTTTCTGGCGGCCAACTGGGCGCTCTACGAGGCCCAAGAGCGCGTCGCGGCGGTCTGCCGCGAGGTCGGGGTGCCCCTGCGGCTCTTTCACGGCCGGGGCACCTCGATCGGCCGCGGGGGGGGGCCGGCGGGGCGCGCCATCTTGGCGCAGCCGCCGGGGACGCTGGGGGGGCGGATGCGGCTCACCGAACAGGGCGAAGCGCTCTCGGAGCGCTACACCGACCCCGACCTGGCCCACCGGCACCTCGAGCAGCTCGCCCACGCCTTTATCCTCTCGTCGGCGCGCGGCGCGCGCGGCGACCTGCCCGAGCCGCCGGTGCGTTACCGCGAGGCCATGACCCGCGCGGCCGAGGGGGCGCGCGCCCGCTACCGCGCCCTGCTCGAAGCGGACGGCTTTCTGGACTTTTACCACACGGTCACCCCCATTGAGGAGATTAGCCGCCTCAACATCGGGTCGCGCCCCGCGCGGCGCAAGGGGGAGCGCTCGCTCGCCAATTTGCGGGCGATCCCGTGGGTGTTCTCGTGGACGCAGTGCCGCGCCAACTTGCCGGGGTGGTTCGGGCTCGGCACGGGGCTCTCGAGCGTCGACGGGGCGCTTTTGCGGGAGATGTACCGGGAGTGGTCGTTTTTTCGCACCATCTTGGACTTTGCCCAGATGAGTCTCGCAAAGGCCGACCTGGGGATCTTTACCGCCTACTTAACGCTCGTCCCGGACGCGCTGCGCGAACGCTTTTGGCCGCTCATCGAGCGCGAGTACCGGCTCTCGGTAGAGCGGGTGACGGCGGCGACGGGGCAGCCCCTGTTGGCGAGCGACCCGACGCTCGCGCGCGGCATCGAGCTGCGCAACCCCTACGTCGACCCCATCTCCTACGTGCAGGTCGAGCTGCTGCGGCGCCTGCGCTCGCTTCCCGAGGGGGCGCCGGAGCGTGGTGGCCTCGAGGAGGCGGTGATGATCAGCCTCCTCGGGGTGGCGACGGGGTTGCGCAACACGGGCTAA